In one window of Pseudomonas benzenivorans DNA:
- a CDS encoding NAD-dependent epimerase/dehydratase family protein, translating to MKILVTGASGFIGGRFARFALEQGLAVRVNGRRAEGVEHLVKRGAEFVQGDLGDAELARRLCHDVEAVVHCAGAVGVWGRYEDFHRANVQVTENIVEACLKQQVRRLVHLSSPSIYFDGRSHVAIREEQVPKRFFDHYGKTKYLAEQRVFGAQEFGLEVLALRPRSVTGAGDTSIFPRLINMQRKGRLAIIGNGLNKVDFTSVHNLNDALFAALLAAGPALGRAYNISNGAPVPLWDAVNYVLRGLGLPPVSRHLPYALAYGAAALNEGACRLLPGRPEPTLFRLGVAMMAKDFSLDIGRAREYLDYDPQVSLWTALDEFCQWWKAHHPG from the coding sequence ATGAAGATTCTGGTTACCGGGGCAAGCGGTTTCATCGGCGGCCGTTTCGCCCGGTTCGCCCTGGAGCAGGGCCTCGCGGTGCGGGTCAACGGGCGCCGGGCCGAAGGCGTGGAGCACCTGGTCAAGCGTGGTGCCGAGTTCGTCCAGGGCGATCTGGGCGATGCCGAACTGGCTCGGCGGCTGTGCCACGACGTCGAGGCGGTGGTGCACTGCGCCGGCGCGGTGGGCGTGTGGGGGCGCTATGAGGATTTCCACCGGGCCAATGTGCAGGTGACCGAGAATATCGTCGAGGCCTGCCTGAAACAGCAGGTGCGGCGCCTGGTGCACCTGTCGTCGCCGTCCATCTACTTCGACGGCCGGTCCCATGTGGCGATCCGGGAAGAGCAGGTGCCCAAGCGCTTCTTCGACCATTACGGCAAGACCAAGTACCTGGCCGAGCAGCGGGTGTTCGGCGCCCAGGAGTTCGGCCTGGAGGTGCTGGCGCTACGGCCGCGCTCGGTCACCGGGGCCGGCGACACCAGCATCTTCCCACGGCTGATCAACATGCAGCGCAAGGGGCGCCTGGCGATCATCGGCAACGGCCTGAACAAGGTCGACTTCACCAGCGTGCACAATCTCAACGACGCCCTGTTCGCCGCCCTGCTGGCCGCCGGCCCGGCCTTGGGGCGGGCCTACAACATCAGCAACGGTGCGCCGGTGCCGCTGTGGGATGCGGTCAACTATGTGCTGCGCGGCCTCGGCCTGCCGCCGGTGAGCCGGCACCTGCCCTATGCCCTGGCCTATGGCGCGGCGGCGCTCAACGAGGGCGCCTGCCGACTGCTGCCCGGGCGTCCCGAGCCGACCCTGTTCCGCCTGGGCGTGGCGATGATGGCCAAGGACTTCTCCCTGGATATAGGGCGCGCTCGCGAATACCTCGACTACGACCCCCAGGTCAGCCTGTGGACGGCGCTGGATGAGTTCTGCCAGTGGTGGAAGGCCCACCACCCCGGCTGA
- a CDS encoding saccharopine dehydrogenase family protein, whose product MATRPWMIYGANGYTGHLLAREAQRQGLKPILAGRNPAAVHALGSRLGLECRIFDLQHPERAHEALADVAVVAHCAGPFSTTSLPMLAACLASGSHYLDITGEIDVFETAHGFDQKAREQGLVICPGVGFDVLPSDCLAVCLQQALPDAEQLTLGFDTGGGLSPGTARTLLQGLPLGGRVRRDGFITPVPLGFKRRRIDFGRGPKPAVTIPWGDVATAYFSTGIGNVEVYLPAPTALAVGMRLLDPLRPLLGQPRLQDWLARLLERRVRGPDLPRRERHRSWLWGEVRNADGQVRSARLETANGYTVTVHGVLLALRHLLGYRGPGGYFTPSQLLGARCVERLPDSGQILVS is encoded by the coding sequence ATGGCCACACGACCCTGGATGATCTACGGCGCCAATGGCTACACCGGCCACCTGCTGGCCCGCGAGGCACAGCGCCAGGGGCTCAAGCCGATACTGGCCGGACGCAACCCGGCGGCGGTGCATGCCCTGGGCAGCCGGCTCGGTCTGGAGTGCCGGATCTTCGACCTGCAGCACCCCGAACGGGCGCACGAGGCGCTGGCCGACGTCGCGGTGGTCGCCCACTGCGCCGGCCCCTTCTCCACCACCAGCCTGCCCATGCTCGCGGCCTGCCTGGCCAGCGGCAGCCACTACCTGGACATCACCGGCGAAATCGACGTATTCGAGACGGCCCATGGTTTCGACCAGAAGGCCCGCGAGCAAGGCCTGGTGATCTGCCCCGGGGTCGGCTTCGACGTGCTCCCCAGCGACTGCCTGGCCGTCTGCCTGCAGCAGGCGCTGCCGGATGCCGAGCAGCTGACGCTGGGCTTCGACACGGGCGGGGGACTGTCGCCGGGCACCGCCAGGACCCTGCTCCAGGGGCTCCCCCTGGGCGGCCGGGTGCGCCGCGACGGTTTCATCACCCCGGTACCGCTGGGCTTCAAGCGCCGTCGTATCGATTTCGGCCGCGGTCCCAAGCCGGCCGTGACCATCCCCTGGGGCGACGTGGCGACCGCCTACTTTTCCACCGGCATCGGCAATGTCGAGGTCTACCTGCCGGCGCCGACAGCCCTGGCCGTCGGCATGCGCCTGCTCGATCCCTTGCGCCCGCTGCTCGGGCAGCCACGCCTGCAGGACTGGCTCGCCCGCCTGCTCGAACGGCGCGTCCGCGGGCCCGACCTGCCCCGCCGCGAGCGTCACCGCAGCTGGCTCTGGGGCGAGGTGCGCAACGCCGACGGCCAGGTCAGGAGCGCCCGCCTGGAGACGGCCAACGGCTACACGGTGACGGTGCATGGCGTGCTCCTGGCCCTGCGTCACCTGCTCGGCTACCGGGGCCCCGGCGGCTATTTCACCCCCTCGCAACTGCTGGGCGCACGCTGCGTCGAGCGCCTGCCCGACTCGGGGCAGATCCTCGTTTCCTGA
- a CDS encoding methyl-accepting chemotaxis protein, producing MPLRLKLVLSYLAIGLIPVLLMAFMAYQQASQTLREQTLNTLEAVANIKQRQLLDGWQSRHNQLSSLAANLAGNYQGLDRNALISAANYDRPIFENFIETFGFRDLKLIAGDGQQIFGVQRDADAGRDSPLAHLVQASLNERRALIGDLAVNPQTGEPSQFLVAPIITEHEVIALLALELPLAPLNEVMQTRQGLGDAGETYLVGGDLRLRSDSVRVEGQRVERAAHPAAPLAGAAIVRALQGEQGRLSEAGLDGRPALKAFVPLAFAGQRWALIAEMDQDQAFAPVRALLWQLLTLALLTIAAVALATWLISRSVMRPLGGEPSSMAALARRLAAGELQLAGDGAAHGGLMQALQDMATAWREVIARLRQASQAVGAASGDILGAAGQTSSRLDQQQEALELVVSAVDQMAATVQEIAANASQSADGSAAAREAFAAMQATLQHMIGRQDQLLDGLRQADRVVHTLAGNSQQIGAVLAVIRGIAEQTNLLALNAAIEAARAGEQGRGFAVVADEVRHLALRTRSATEEIVPIIDALGDSASQALTRMQGASAQAQGLEDETQAVLGSLGRLDDSLQGVHALAFQIAAAAEQQAATTAEVNQHMHQLHEMTGENRQTAAHTRDCGEQLRTLAGSQEQLVAHFRL from the coding sequence ATGCCCCTACGCCTCAAACTCGTGCTCAGCTACCTGGCAATCGGCCTGATACCGGTGCTGCTCATGGCCTTCATGGCCTACCAGCAGGCCAGCCAGACACTCAGGGAGCAAACGCTGAACACCCTGGAGGCCGTAGCGAATATCAAACAACGCCAGTTACTGGACGGCTGGCAGTCCCGCCACAACCAGCTCAGCAGCCTGGCCGCCAACCTCGCCGGCAACTACCAGGGCCTCGACCGCAACGCGCTGATCAGCGCAGCCAACTACGACCGGCCGATCTTCGAGAACTTCATCGAGACCTTCGGCTTCCGCGACCTCAAGCTGATCGCCGGCGATGGTCAGCAGATCTTCGGCGTGCAGCGCGACGCCGACGCCGGACGCGACTCGCCCCTGGCGCATCTGGTGCAGGCCAGCCTGAACGAACGCCGGGCACTCATCGGCGACCTGGCGGTCAACCCGCAAACCGGCGAGCCGAGCCAGTTCCTGGTCGCCCCCATCATCACTGAGCACGAGGTCATAGCCCTGCTGGCCCTGGAGCTGCCGCTCGCCCCGTTGAACGAGGTGATGCAGACGCGCCAGGGCCTCGGTGACGCCGGAGAAACCTATCTGGTGGGCGGCGACCTACGCCTGCGTTCCGACTCGGTGCGCGTCGAGGGGCAGCGAGTCGAGCGCGCCGCGCACCCGGCCGCGCCGCTCGCCGGCGCCGCCATCGTCCGCGCGCTGCAGGGCGAACAGGGGCGCCTGAGCGAAGCCGGCCTGGACGGCCGCCCGGCGCTCAAGGCCTTCGTCCCCCTGGCCTTCGCCGGGCAACGCTGGGCCCTGATCGCCGAGATGGACCAGGACCAGGCCTTCGCCCCGGTACGCGCCCTGCTGTGGCAACTGCTAACCCTCGCCCTGCTGACCATCGCCGCAGTGGCCCTGGCCACCTGGCTGATCAGCCGCAGCGTGATGCGCCCGCTGGGCGGCGAGCCGAGCAGCATGGCCGCCCTGGCGCGGCGCCTGGCGGCCGGCGAGCTGCAGCTGGCGGGCGACGGCGCCGCCCACGGCGGCCTGATGCAGGCCCTGCAGGACATGGCCACGGCCTGGCGCGAGGTGATCGCGCGGCTGCGTCAGGCCAGCCAGGCGGTGGGCGCGGCCAGTGGCGACATCCTCGGCGCCGCCGGGCAGACCAGCAGCCGCCTGGACCAGCAGCAGGAAGCCCTGGAGCTGGTGGTCAGCGCGGTCGACCAGATGGCCGCCACCGTGCAGGAGATCGCCGCCAACGCCAGCCAGAGCGCCGACGGCAGTGCCGCCGCCCGCGAAGCCTTCGCCGCCATGCAGGCCACCCTGCAGCACATGATCGGCCGCCAGGACCAGCTGCTCGACGGCCTGCGCCAAGCCGACCGGGTGGTGCATACCCTGGCCGGCAACAGCCAGCAGATCGGCGCGGTGCTCGCGGTGATTCGCGGCATCGCCGAGCAGACCAATCTGCTCGCCCTCAATGCCGCCATCGAGGCCGCCCGCGCCGGCGAGCAGGGCCGCGGCTTCGCCGTGGTGGCCGACGAGGTCCGTCACCTGGCCCTGCGTACCCGCAGCGCCACCGAGGAGATAGTGCCGATCATCGACGCCCTCGGCGACTCCGCCAGCCAGGCGTTGACCCGCATGCAGGGCGCCAGCGCACAGGCCCAGGGCCTGGAGGACGAGACCCAGGCGGTGCTCGGCTCGCTCGGGCGTCTGGATGACTCGCTGCAGGGCGTGCACGCCCTGGCCTTCCAGATCGCCGCGGCCGCCGAGCAACAGGCGGCGACCACCGCCGAGGTCAACCAGCACATGCACCAGCTGCACGAGATGACCGGGGAAAACCGCCAAACCGCCGCCCACACCCGCGACTGCGGCGAACAGCTGCGCACGCTAGCCGGCAGCCAGGAGCAGTTGGTGGCGCACTTCCGTCTCTAG
- a CDS encoding LysR family transcriptional regulator ArgP, producing MFDYKLLAALAAVVEQAGFERAAQVLGLSQSAVSQRIKLLEARVGQPVLVRATPPAPTEIGRRLLNHVQQVRLLERDLQGQVPALDEGGLPERLRIALNADSLATWWGGAVSEFCAEQGVLLDLVVEDQDVGLKRMRAGEVAACVCAAERPVAGARSLPLGGMRYRALASPGFLARHFPDGVQAQRLARVPAIVFGPDDLLQHRYLASLGVEGSFVHHLCPSSEGFVRLACAGFGWGLVPELQVERELAAGTLVEVLPERPLDVPLYWHHWRNGGELLATLTRHLERATRARLVRPVD from the coding sequence TTGTTCGACTACAAGTTGCTGGCCGCCCTGGCGGCGGTGGTGGAGCAGGCCGGCTTCGAGCGGGCTGCCCAGGTGCTCGGGTTGTCGCAGTCGGCGGTGTCGCAGCGGATCAAGCTGCTCGAGGCGCGGGTCGGCCAGCCGGTGCTGGTGCGCGCCACGCCGCCGGCGCCCACCGAGATCGGTCGGCGCCTGCTCAACCATGTGCAGCAGGTGCGTCTGCTCGAGCGCGACCTGCAGGGCCAGGTGCCGGCCTTGGACGAGGGCGGCCTGCCGGAGCGCCTGCGCATCGCCCTCAACGCCGACAGCCTGGCCACCTGGTGGGGCGGCGCGGTGAGCGAGTTCTGTGCCGAGCAGGGGGTGTTGCTGGACCTGGTGGTGGAGGACCAGGACGTCGGCCTCAAGCGCATGCGCGCCGGCGAGGTGGCCGCCTGCGTGTGCGCCGCCGAGCGCCCGGTGGCCGGGGCCCGCTCCCTGCCGCTGGGGGGCATGCGCTACCGGGCGCTGGCCAGTCCGGGGTTTCTCGCCCGGCACTTCCCGGACGGCGTCCAGGCGCAGCGCCTGGCGCGGGTGCCGGCCATCGTCTTCGGCCCGGACGACCTGCTGCAGCATCGCTACCTGGCCAGCCTCGGCGTGGAGGGGAGCTTCGTCCACCACCTCTGTCCGTCCTCCGAGGGCTTCGTGCGCCTGGCCTGCGCCGGGTTCGGCTGGGGGTTGGTGCCGGAGCTGCAGGTCGAGCGCGAGCTGGCCGCGGGGACGCTGGTGGAGGTCCTGCCCGAACGGCCGCTGGATGTGCCGCTGTACTGGCATCACTGGCGCAATGGCGGTGAGCTCCTGGCGACGCTCACCCGCCACCTGGAGCGGGCGACCCGCGCCCGCCTGGTGCGCCCGGTCGACTAG
- a CDS encoding ACT domain-containing protein, whose amino-acid sequence MSGETDLYRLLQSMEPQLNPGQYVFCSLPQGADCQGLEPVASMREGEGLTLVLPRAQADARGLGYDYVAAWITLRVHSSLAAVGLTASFSAALARAGVSCNVVAGYYHDHLFVPVERAERALSTLLALAATATPE is encoded by the coding sequence ATGTCCGGCGAAACCGATCTATACCGCCTGCTGCAAAGCATGGAACCGCAACTGAACCCTGGCCAATACGTCTTCTGCAGCCTGCCCCAGGGCGCCGATTGCCAGGGACTGGAACCGGTCGCCAGCATGCGCGAGGGCGAAGGCCTGACCCTGGTGCTCCCCCGTGCCCAGGCCGACGCCCGGGGCCTGGGCTACGACTACGTCGCGGCCTGGATCACCCTGCGCGTGCACTCCTCCCTGGCCGCGGTGGGCCTGACCGCTTCCTTCTCCGCGGCCCTGGCCCGCGCCGGGGTGAGCTGCAACGTGGTGGCCGGCTATTACCACGACCACCTGTTCGTGCCCGTCGAACGGGCCGAGCGTGCCCTGTCCACCCTCCTGGCCCTGGCGGCTACGGCGACCCCGGAGTGA
- a CDS encoding LysE/ArgO family amino acid transporter translates to MWQSYSNGLLVALGLIMAIGTQNVFVLAQSLRREHHVPVALLCILCDALLVSAGVFGLAAALSQSPLLLGIARWGGAAFLLWYGAQALRRAWNPQALDASGQGVPRSRRRVLLAALAVTLLNPHVYLDTVLLIGSLGAQQPMPGAYALGAASASLLWFLGLALGAAWLAPWLARPATWRLIELGVAAMMFAIAAQLLFAR, encoded by the coding sequence ATGTGGCAGAGCTACAGCAACGGCCTGCTGGTGGCCCTCGGCCTGATCATGGCGATCGGCACGCAGAACGTCTTCGTCCTGGCCCAGAGCCTGCGCCGCGAGCACCATGTGCCAGTGGCCCTGCTGTGCATCCTCTGCGATGCCCTGCTGGTCAGCGCCGGAGTGTTCGGCCTGGCCGCGGCGCTGAGCCAGAGTCCGCTGCTGCTGGGCATCGCCCGCTGGGGCGGCGCCGCCTTCCTGCTCTGGTACGGCGCCCAGGCACTGCGCCGCGCCTGGAACCCGCAGGCCCTGGACGCCAGCGGCCAGGGCGTCCCGCGTTCGCGGCGCCGGGTACTGCTGGCGGCCCTGGCCGTGACCCTGCTCAACCCCCACGTGTACCTGGACACCGTGCTGCTGATCGGCTCCCTCGGTGCCCAGCAGCCGATGCCCGGCGCCTATGCCCTGGGAGCGGCCAGCGCCTCGCTGCTCTGGTTCCTCGGCCTGGCCCTCGGCGCGGCCTGGCTCGCCCCCTGGCTGGCGCGCCCGGCGACCTGGCGGCTGATCGAACTGGGTGTTGCGGCGATGATGTTCGCCATCGCCGCGCAGCTGCTGTTCGCCCGCTGA
- a CDS encoding superoxide dismutase, with amino-acid sequence MAFELPPLPYEKNALEPHISAETLEYHHGKHHNAYVVNLNNLVPGTEFEGKTLEEIVKTSSGGIFNNAAQIWNHTFYWNCMTPNGGGQPTGALADAINAAFGSFDKFKEEFSKVSIGTFGSGWGWLVKKADGSLALASTIGAGCPLTSGDTPLLTCDVWEHAYYIDYRNLRPKYVEAFWNLVNWDFVAKNYAA; translated from the coding sequence ATGGCTTTCGAATTGCCGCCGCTGCCGTACGAGAAGAACGCCCTCGAACCGCACATTTCCGCCGAGACCCTGGAATACCACCACGGCAAGCACCACAACGCCTACGTGGTGAACCTGAACAACCTGGTGCCGGGCACCGAGTTCGAAGGCAAGACCCTGGAAGAGATCGTCAAGACCTCCTCGGGCGGCATCTTCAACAACGCCGCGCAGATCTGGAACCACACCTTCTACTGGAACTGCATGACCCCGAACGGCGGCGGCCAGCCGACCGGCGCCCTGGCCGACGCGATCAACGCGGCCTTCGGTTCCTTCGACAAGTTCAAGGAAGAGTTCAGCAAGGTCTCCATCGGCACCTTCGGCTCCGGCTGGGGCTGGCTGGTGAAGAAGGCCGACGGCTCCCTGGCCCTGGCCAGCACCATCGGCGCCGGCTGCCCGCTGACCAGCGGCGACACCCCGCTGCTGACCTGCGACGTGTGGGAGCACGCCTACTACATCGACTACCGCAATCTGCGTCCGAAGTATGTCGAGGCGTTCTGGAACCTGGTCAACTGGGACTTCGTAGCCAAGAACTACGCTGCCTAA
- a CDS encoding putative bifunctional diguanylate cyclase/phosphodiesterase, with protein MKLELRNSLSLKLLRVVLLSALAVGVVLSCAQIVFDVYKARQAVANDAQRILGMFRDPSTQAVYSLDREMGLQVVEGLFQHDSVRMAAIGHPDEPMLAEREREPLALPTRWLTDPILGEEQSFTTRLVGRAPYSEYYGDLKITLDTALYGQNFITSSVIIFISGVLRALAMGLVLYLVYHLLLTKPLSKIIDHLSRINPDRPSEHKLPMLKGNEKNELGLWISTANQLLESIERNTHLRREAEDSLLRMAQHDFLTGLPNRQQLQQQLDQILEEAGRRQRRVAVLCVGLDDFKGVNEQFSYQTGDQLLLALSDRLRSHSGRLGALARLGGDQFALVQADIEQPYEAAELAQSVLDNLEAPFHFDEQEVRLRATIGITLFPEDGDNTEKLLQKAEQTMTLAKTRSRNRYQFYIASVDSEMRRRRELEKDLREALTLQQFSLVYQPQVDYRDHRVVGVEALLRWLHPQHGLIPPDLFIPLAEQNGTIIAIGEWVLDQACRQLREWHDLGFNELRMAVNLSTVQLHHAELPRVVNNLMQVYRLPSRSLELEVTETGLMEDITTAAQHLLSLRRSGALIAIDDFGTGYSSLSYLKSLPLDKMKIDKSFVQDLMDDEDDATIVRAIIQLGTSLGMQVIAEGVETTEQESYIIAQGCHEGQGYLYSKPLPSRELTQFLKQSRRLATVANPATL; from the coding sequence TTGAAGCTGGAACTCCGGAACAGCCTGTCATTGAAGCTGCTGCGCGTGGTGCTGCTCTCGGCCCTGGCCGTAGGCGTGGTATTGAGCTGCGCACAGATCGTCTTCGACGTGTACAAAGCGCGCCAGGCCGTGGCCAACGATGCCCAGCGGATTCTCGGCATGTTCCGCGACCCCTCGACCCAGGCGGTCTACAGCCTGGACCGCGAGATGGGCTTGCAGGTCGTCGAGGGCCTGTTCCAGCACGACTCGGTGCGCATGGCGGCCATCGGCCACCCGGACGAACCGATGCTCGCGGAACGCGAGCGCGAGCCCCTGGCCCTGCCGACCCGCTGGCTGACCGACCCGATCCTCGGCGAGGAGCAGAGCTTCACCACCCGCCTGGTCGGTCGTGCGCCCTACAGCGAGTATTACGGCGACCTCAAGATCACCCTCGACACCGCGCTCTATGGCCAGAACTTCATCACCAGCTCGGTGATCATCTTCATCTCCGGCGTCTTGCGCGCCCTGGCCATGGGCCTGGTGCTGTACCTGGTCTATCACCTGCTGCTGACCAAGCCCCTGTCGAAGATCATCGACCACCTGAGCCGCATCAACCCCGATCGCCCCAGCGAACACAAGCTGCCCATGCTCAAGGGCAACGAGAAGAACGAGCTGGGGCTGTGGATCAGCACCGCCAACCAGCTGCTGGAATCCATCGAGCGCAACACCCACCTGCGCCGCGAGGCGGAAGACAGCCTGTTGCGCATGGCCCAGCACGACTTCCTCACCGGCCTGCCCAACCGCCAGCAGCTGCAGCAGCAGCTCGACCAGATCCTCGAGGAGGCCGGCCGTCGGCAGCGCCGCGTGGCCGTGCTGTGCGTCGGCCTGGATGACTTCAAGGGGGTCAATGAACAGTTCAGCTACCAGACCGGCGACCAGCTGCTGCTGGCCCTGTCCGACCGCCTGCGCAGCCACAGCGGCCGCCTCGGTGCCCTGGCCCGCCTGGGCGGCGATCAGTTCGCCCTGGTCCAGGCCGACATCGAGCAGCCCTATGAAGCCGCCGAGCTGGCGCAGAGCGTGCTGGACAATCTGGAGGCCCCGTTCCATTTCGATGAGCAGGAGGTGCGCCTGCGGGCCACCATCGGCATCACCCTGTTCCCGGAAGACGGCGACAACACCGAGAAGCTGCTGCAAAAAGCCGAACAGACCATGACCCTGGCCAAGACCCGTTCGCGCAATCGCTACCAGTTCTACATCGCCAGCGTCGACAGCGAGATGCGGCGGCGCCGGGAGCTGGAAAAGGACCTGCGCGAAGCCTTGACCCTGCAGCAGTTCAGCCTGGTCTACCAACCCCAGGTGGATTACCGCGACCACCGGGTGGTCGGCGTCGAGGCCCTGTTGCGCTGGCTGCATCCGCAACACGGCCTGATCCCGCCGGACCTGTTCATTCCCCTGGCGGAACAGAACGGCACCATCATCGCGATCGGCGAATGGGTGCTCGACCAGGCCTGCCGCCAGCTGCGCGAGTGGCACGACCTGGGCTTCAACGAGCTGCGCATGGCCGTCAACCTGTCCACCGTGCAACTGCACCACGCCGAACTACCACGGGTGGTCAACAACCTGATGCAGGTCTATCGCCTGCCCTCGCGCAGCCTCGAGCTGGAGGTCACCGAGACTGGCCTGATGGAAGACATCACCACCGCCGCCCAGCACCTGCTGAGCCTGCGCCGCTCCGGCGCGCTGATCGCCATCGACGACTTCGGTACCGGCTACTCCTCGCTGAGCTACCTCAAGAGCCTGCCACTGGACAAGATGAAGATCGACAAGAGCTTCGTGCAGGACCTGATGGACGACGAAGACGACGCCACCATAGTGCGCGCCATCATCCAGCTCGGCACCAGCCTGGGCATGCAGGTGATCGCCGAAGGGGTGGAAACCACCGAGCAGGAGAGCTACATCATCGCCCAGGGCTGCCATGAGGGGCAGGGCTACCTGTACAGCAAGCCCCTGCCCTCCCGCGAGCTGACCCAGTTCCTCAAGCAGTCCCGCCGCCTCGCGACCGTGGCCAACCCCGCCACGCTCTGA
- a CDS encoding GIDE domain-containing protein, translating to MAIEELLFGLALSLAASVGGAWWGLRRLSQARHLLDTPTSKIRSAAQGYVEFYGVLQEQADTVIVAPLTGKPCLWWRFKIEEYQSSGKSRSWRVVESGRSEGWLLLGDGTGQCLIDPRGAEVRPSTREVWRGNLRHPRGVAKGGWMAWLDGGKSYRYTEERLHSGQPLYAIGEFRSSGGGRQGLDLDAAQGAVIREWKGDFAGLLQRFDSDRNGRLDEQEWNRVRLAAQLEAEDRHRQTSQRPAQHHMGKPREAQPFILASAGEDELARQFYWQATGGALLCLAGALATAWLLGGTLA from the coding sequence GTGGCGATCGAGGAATTGCTGTTCGGCCTGGCCCTGAGCCTGGCCGCGAGTGTCGGCGGTGCCTGGTGGGGCCTGCGCCGCCTGAGCCAGGCGCGCCACCTGCTGGACACGCCGACCTCGAAGATCCGCTCGGCGGCCCAGGGCTACGTCGAGTTCTACGGCGTGCTGCAGGAGCAGGCCGATACCGTGATAGTCGCCCCCCTGACCGGCAAGCCCTGTCTGTGGTGGCGCTTCAAGATCGAGGAATACCAGTCCAGCGGCAAGAGCCGCAGTTGGCGGGTGGTCGAGAGCGGTCGCAGCGAGGGCTGGCTGCTGCTGGGCGACGGCACCGGCCAGTGCCTGATCGATCCGCGGGGCGCCGAGGTGCGGCCCTCGACCCGCGAGGTCTGGCGCGGCAACCTGCGCCACCCGCGCGGCGTGGCCAAGGGCGGCTGGATGGCCTGGCTGGACGGCGGCAAGAGCTACCGCTACACCGAGGAACGCCTGCACAGCGGCCAGCCGCTGTACGCCATCGGTGAATTCCGCAGCAGTGGCGGCGGCCGCCAGGGCCTCGACCTGGACGCGGCACAGGGGGCGGTGATCCGCGAATGGAAGGGCGACTTCGCCGGCCTGCTGCAGCGCTTCGATAGTGATCGCAACGGTCGGCTGGACGAGCAGGAGTGGAACCGCGTGCGCCTGGCTGCGCAGCTGGAGGCCGAGGATCGCCATCGGCAGACCAGCCAGCGGCCGGCACAGCATCACATGGGCAAGCCGCGGGAGGCGCAGCCCTTCATTCTCGCTAGTGCCGGGGAAGACGAGCTGGCGCGGCAGTTCTACTGGCAGGCTACGGGAGGCGCACTGCTGTGCCTGGCCGGCGCGTTGGCAACCGCCTGGTTGCTGGGCGGCACCCTGGCCTGA
- a CDS encoding LemA family protein — translation MSLSSVATLVILILAAAYAVILYNGLVRLKHGVGKAWANIDVLLKQRHEELPKLVETCKQYMQHERTTLERVIAARSAVASAREQHDVGALGKAESGLRAGLGQLFALAENYPDLKANDSFQHLQQRISGLENGIADRRELYNEAVNLNNVRIEQFPDVLLARFFAFKSAELLQFSEAEKADVDLKTLFG, via the coding sequence ATGAGCCTCAGCAGCGTCGCTACTCTCGTCATCCTGATCCTGGCCGCCGCCTATGCGGTGATCCTCTACAACGGCCTGGTGCGCCTCAAGCACGGGGTCGGCAAGGCCTGGGCCAATATCGATGTGCTGCTCAAGCAGCGCCATGAGGAGTTGCCCAAGCTGGTGGAGACCTGCAAGCAATACATGCAGCACGAGCGCACCACCCTGGAGCGGGTGATCGCCGCCCGCAGCGCCGTGGCCAGCGCCCGCGAACAGCATGACGTGGGCGCCCTGGGCAAGGCCGAGAGTGGCCTGCGCGCCGGCCTGGGCCAGCTGTTCGCCCTGGCCGAGAACTATCCGGACCTCAAGGCCAACGACAGTTTCCAGCACCTGCAGCAGCGCATCAGCGGCCTGGAGAACGGCATCGCCGATCGCCGCGAGCTGTACAACGAGGCAGTCAACCTGAACAACGTGCGCATCGAGCAGTTCCCCGACGTGCTGCTCGCCCGTTTCTTCGCCTTCAAGAGTGCCGAGCTGTTGCAGTTCAGCGAGGCGGAGAAGGCCGACGTCGACCTCAAGACCCTGTTCGGCTGA